The DNA segment ATCGCTGCCGCTGTCGGCTTCAAGACGACGACGACTGGTGATACCATCTGCGACGAGCAGCATCCGGTAATCCTCGAGTCCATGGAGTTCCCGGAGCCGGTTATCGACATCGCCATCGAGCCGAAGACGAAAGCCGGACAGGACAAGATGGGCGAGGCCCTTGCAAAGCTTGCAGAAGAGGATCCGACCTTCCGTGTCCACACCGATTCCGAGACCGGCCAGACCATCATTTCCGGTATGGGCGAGCTGCATCTTGAAATCATCGTTGACCGTCTCCTTCGTGAGTTCAAGGTAGAGGCCAACGTGGGCGCTCCGCAGGTTGCTTATAAAGAGACCTTCACCAAGGCCGTTGACGTTGACAGCAAGTATGCAAGACAGTCCGGCGGCCGCGGTCAGTACGGTCACTGTAAGGTACACTTCGAGCCGATGGATCCCAACGGCGAGGAGACATTCAAGTTCGAGTCCAGCGTTGTCGGCGGTGCAATTCCGAAGGAATACATCCCGGCAGTCGGCGAGGGTATCGAAGAGGCTGCCAAATCCGGTATCCTCGGCGGATTCCCGGTACTGGGCGTTCACGCAAACGTATTCGACGGTTCCTACCACGAGGTCGACTCCTCCGAGATGGCATTCCACATTGCCGGATCCATGGCATTCAAGGATGCTATGGCAAAGGCCGGTGCAGTGCTTCTTGAGCCGATCATGAAGGTAGAGGTAACGATGCCTGAGGAGTACATGGGCGACGTTATCGGCGACATCAACTCCCGCCGCGGACGTATCGAAGGTATGGACGATATCGGCGGAGGCAAGATGGTAAGAGCATTCGTTCCGCTTGCCGAGATGTTCGGTTACTCCACAGATTTAAGAAGCAAGACCCAGGGACGCGGCAACTACTCCATGTTCTTTGAGAAATACGAGCAGGTTCCGAAGAGTGTCCAGGAGAAGATCATTGCCGAGAGAAAAGGCGCGAAATAAGCGTGAATTAAGCAAGAACGGGCTTGAAAATATTTTTGGAATCGAATATAATATTATTCAGCCTAGTTAAATAGAATAGCCCAATGGGCGCAAATTAAGGAGGACGTTTTAAAATGGCAAAAGCTAAGTTTGAGAGAACCAAACCGCATTGTAACATTGGTACCATTGGACACGTTGACCATGGTAAAACTACATTAACAGCAGCTATTACAAAGGTACTTTCCGAGAGAGTTGCCGGAAACGTAGCTACTGATTTTGAGAATATTGATAAGGCTCCGGAAGAGAGAGAGCGTGGAATCACAATCTCCACCGCACACGTAGAGTACGAGACAGAGAACAGACACTATGCACACGTTGACTGCCCTGGCCATGCTGACTATGTAAAGAACATGATCACTGGTGCAGCTCAGATGGACGGCGCTATCCTTGTAGTTGCTGCTACGGATGGTGTTATGGCTCAGACAAGAGAGCACATCCTGCTTTCCCGTCAGGTAGGCGTTCCGTACATCGTTGTATTCATGAACAAGTGTGACATGGTAGACGATCCGGAGCTCCTTGAGCTGGTTGAGATGGAGATCAGAGACCTTCTTAACGAGTACGAGTTCCCGGGCGATGACACTCCGGTTATCCAGGGTTCCGCTCTTAAGGCACTTGAGGATCCGCAGAGCGAGTGGGGCGACAAGGTTATGGAGCTTATGGCTGCAGTTGACAGCTATATTCCGGATCCGGTTCGTGACACCGATAAGCCGTTCCTTATGCCGGTTGAGGACGTATTCACCATCACTGGCCGTGGTACCGTTGCTACTGGCCGTGTAGAGCGTGGTACGCTGAAGCTCAACGACGAGGTTGAGATCGTTGGTATCCATGAGGAGACCCGCAAGACGGTTGTAACTGGTATCGAGATGTTCCGTAAGCTCCTTGATCAGGCTCAGGCTGGTGACAACATCGGCGCTCTGCTTCGTGGTGTTCAGAGAACTGAGATCCAGAGAGGACAGTGTCTTGTAAAACCGGGTTCCGTAAAGTGCCATAAGAAATTTACGGCTCAGGTTTACGTTCTGACCAAAGACGAGGGCGGCCGTCATACTCCGTTCTTCAACAACTATCGTCCGCAGTTCTACTTCAGAACAACAGACGTTACCGGCGTTTGCGAGCTTCCGGCTGGCACCGAGATGTGCATGCCTGGCGACAACGTAGAGATGACCATCGAGCTGATCCACCCGGTAGCTATGGAGCAGGGTCTCCGCTTCGCTATCCGTGAGGGCGGCCGTACCGTTGGTTCCGGTAGAGTTGTTTCCATCATCGAATAATCAATTCGTGAAAAATAAATAGAGGTATCCAAGGATACCGTTATGTCCAAGCGCAAAGTGAGCTTCCCGGATTTATCCGGGGAGCTTTTCTTGTTTCATAAGCCTGGCAAGCGGTATCATGCTCGCATGAAATGCCATTTGCTGGGTGTAAGAATATGGAGCACGTAGGGAATGTTTGTGTGCAATACTGAACAGGGGAAATCTCCCCTGCTCGATGTAAGAGGAAACTGAGTTTCCTCTTACACAAGAAAGGCTTTGGCGATTAGCCAGACGTTCATAAAAAGGTTACCCCCCAAATTTGACCATTTAAGGCATCTGACGACGAGGGGCTAAACTGAAAATAAGCTATACTTGGTTTGATGGCTAGGTATAGCTTATTTTTTATCGTGAGTTTAGCGGCGCATGGATGGCAGGAAAGAAACGTGTGGTACTCAGGGGGCTGCATGGAACGCTTTGAGAGGAGTAACCGCTGCTGCAAGACGATGCTGAACTTG comes from the Eubacteriaceae bacterium Marseille-Q4139 genome and includes:
- the tuf gene encoding elongation factor Tu — translated: MAKAKFERTKPHCNIGTIGHVDHGKTTLTAAITKVLSERVAGNVATDFENIDKAPEERERGITISTAHVEYETENRHYAHVDCPGHADYVKNMITGAAQMDGAILVVAATDGVMAQTREHILLSRQVGVPYIVVFMNKCDMVDDPELLELVEMEIRDLLNEYEFPGDDTPVIQGSALKALEDPQSEWGDKVMELMAAVDSYIPDPVRDTDKPFLMPVEDVFTITGRGTVATGRVERGTLKLNDEVEIVGIHEETRKTVVTGIEMFRKLLDQAQAGDNIGALLRGVQRTEIQRGQCLVKPGSVKCHKKFTAQVYVLTKDEGGRHTPFFNNYRPQFYFRTTDVTGVCELPAGTEMCMPGDNVEMTIELIHPVAMEQGLRFAIREGGRTVGSGRVVSIIE